The following proteins are encoded in a genomic region of Macellibacteroides fermentans:
- the narI gene encoding respiratory nitrate reductase subunit gamma, whose product MIAAEYLNNFFLGYLPYVALTVLATGLIYRTIRRNNTIQASSSQFISNDKSLRWGSTLFHYAILLVLLGHILGLLTPEWLYNWFMTNETKRLLAILMGSISGAAALVGITLLVVRRFSNKRVWATSKIQDYVIVVLLLVQISLGLWCTYITTQSSLEDYMAMEYWAQGIFIFEPDSWKYIADADLIYKLHIVNGFLIFIIFPFTKLMHMIMVPVLYAIDHFRK is encoded by the coding sequence ATGATAGCTGCCGAATACCTGAACAATTTCTTTTTAGGGTATTTGCCCTATGTTGCGCTGACGGTTTTGGCGACGGGACTTATCTACCGGACCATTCGTAGAAACAACACCATACAGGCAAGTTCGTCGCAATTTATAAGCAATGATAAGAGTCTCCGGTGGGGCAGCACGCTGTTTCATTACGCGATCTTGCTGGTTTTACTGGGACATATCCTGGGACTGCTCACCCCCGAATGGCTTTACAACTGGTTTATGACTAATGAAACAAAGCGGTTGCTGGCAATCCTGATGGGAAGTATTTCCGGAGCAGCTGCCCTGGTGGGCATCACCCTGCTTGTGGTGAGGCGGTTCAGCAACAAAAGAGTCTGGGCCACAAGCAAAATTCAGGATTATGTTATCGTGGTTTTGTTGTTGGTACAGATCTCACTGGGCCTATGGTGTACCTATATCACCACCCAATCCTCGCTGGAAGATTATATGGCCATGGAATACTGGGCACAGGGTATCTTTATTTTCGAGCCCGATTCATGGAAATATATTGCCGATGCCGATCTGATTTATAAACTACATATCGTAAACGGCTTTCTCATATTTATAATCTTCCCATTTACCAAACTGATGCATATGATTATGGTTCCTGTTCTGTATGCAATAGACCATTTCAGAAAATGA
- the narJ gene encoding nitrate reductase molybdenum cofactor assembly chaperone — protein MQNIYKILSLLLDYPNEDVKENLSGIKAVVEEESVLDKTQCDLLGQFLGPIQAITLSDWQMLYVQQFDFSSSTNLYLFDHVYGDSRERGQAMVDLTEMYNKAGFMPCSDELPDYLPLFLEYLSLLQNEEESLKLLKEVSHILENMHKALQKKETPYSYLLELLCSLCNEDKYDIKQKKGIEV, from the coding sequence ATGCAAAATATATATAAAATATTGTCTCTGTTGCTGGATTATCCCAATGAAGACGTGAAAGAGAATCTATCCGGAATAAAAGCTGTTGTTGAAGAAGAGAGCGTGCTGGACAAAACGCAGTGTGATTTGCTCGGCCAGTTCCTCGGTCCGATACAGGCTATTACGTTGTCCGACTGGCAGATGCTGTATGTTCAGCAGTTCGATTTCTCCTCTTCCACCAATTTGTACCTGTTCGACCACGTTTACGGCGATTCGAGGGAAAGGGGGCAAGCCATGGTGGACCTGACAGAAATGTATAACAAAGCTGGATTTATGCCTTGTTCCGACGAGTTGCCGGACTATCTGCCTCTTTTTCTTGAGTATCTTTCTCTTCTTCAAAACGAAGAAGAGAGCCTGAAATTACTTAAGGAGGTTTCTCATATACTGGAGAACATGCATAAAGCTTTGCAAAAGAAGGAGACGCCTTATTCCTATTTGCTTGAACTGCTGTGTTCATTGTGTAATGAAGATAAATATGATATTAAACAAAAGAAAGGGATTGAAGTATGA
- the narH gene encoding nitrate reductase subunit beta: protein MKIQAQIAMVLSLDKCIGCHTCSVTCKNVWTSRKGMEYVWFNNVETKPGPGYPVEWENQERYKGGWTMRKKRLELLQGSNMSILSSIFANPHMPEIKDYYEPYTFDFSKLTGTKRFRTAPSARPYSLITGKRMEKIEYGPNWEDNLGGKFEERKKDPNLKELDTKGYEEFEKSFMFYVPRLCEHCLNPACAASCPSGAIYKREEDGIVLINQDKCRGWRECVSACPYKKVYFNWERKKSEKCTFCYPLIENGKPTVCSESCVGRIRYIGVLFYDADSIKEYAATENDRQLYEKQLELILDPNDPAVVKLAGEQGISYQVIKAAQDSPVYKMMKRWKVAFPLHPEYRTMPMVWYIPPMSPVLQQKEVTEDFFGAVNDMRIPVDYLAKMMTAGDEEPIRKALAKLLAMRQYMREVTVEKNENPSIEAALGLDRSDYEAMYRYLAIANYKDRFVIPTAPTHSEDADFANLRAGLGYDYPGKTDEGRNLFGGR from the coding sequence ATGAAAATACAAGCACAAATCGCCATGGTATTGAGTCTGGACAAGTGCATCGGCTGTCACACTTGTTCGGTTACATGCAAAAACGTATGGACAAGCCGTAAAGGGATGGAATATGTCTGGTTTAACAACGTGGAAACCAAGCCGGGTCCGGGTTATCCGGTGGAATGGGAAAACCAGGAACGTTATAAAGGAGGCTGGACGATGCGGAAGAAGAGGCTCGAACTGCTGCAGGGAAGCAACATGAGCATCCTTTCGTCTATTTTTGCGAATCCGCATATGCCCGAAATAAAGGATTACTACGAGCCATATACATTCGACTTTTCCAAACTTACGGGTACCAAACGTTTTCGTACGGCACCCAGCGCCCGCCCCTACTCTCTGATTACCGGTAAGCGGATGGAAAAAATAGAATACGGTCCCAATTGGGAAGATAATCTGGGCGGAAAGTTTGAAGAGCGGAAGAAAGATCCCAACCTGAAAGAGCTCGACACCAAAGGATACGAGGAATTCGAGAAGTCCTTCATGTTTTATGTGCCCCGGCTATGTGAGCATTGTCTGAATCCGGCCTGCGCCGCCTCGTGCCCTTCGGGTGCCATATATAAGCGGGAAGAGGACGGGATTGTACTTATCAACCAGGACAAATGCCGCGGGTGGCGCGAATGTGTGAGTGCATGTCCCTATAAGAAGGTCTATTTCAACTGGGAGAGGAAGAAATCGGAGAAGTGTACTTTTTGTTATCCGCTGATCGAGAACGGGAAGCCCACCGTGTGTTCCGAATCTTGCGTAGGCCGTATCCGCTACATAGGTGTGTTGTTTTACGATGCGGACTCGATCAAAGAGTATGCGGCTACGGAAAACGACCGGCAATTGTACGAGAAGCAGCTGGAACTGATCCTTGATCCCAACGATCCTGCGGTTGTTAAACTGGCCGGAGAGCAGGGTATCTCGTATCAGGTTATCAAAGCTGCGCAGGATTCGCCGGTTTATAAGATGATGAAACGCTGGAAGGTGGCCTTTCCGTTACATCCCGAATACCGTACCATGCCTATGGTGTGGTACATTCCGCCCATGTCGCCCGTCTTACAGCAGAAAGAGGTTACCGAAGATTTCTTCGGGGCAGTAAATGATATGCGCATCCCTGTAGATTACCTGGCCAAGATGATGACTGCCGGCGACGAGGAGCCTATCCGGAAGGCGTTGGCAAAGTTGTTGGCCATGAGGCAGTATATGCGCGAGGTTACGGTGGAAAAAAATGAAAACCCGTCCATCGAAGCGGCATTGGGACTGGACAGATCGGATTACGAGGCAATGTATCGCTACCTGGCGATTGCAAACTATAAAGACCGGTTTGTTATTCCCACGGCACCCACTCATTCGGAGGATGCCGACTTTGCCAATCTTCGTGCCGGATTGGGATACGATTATCCGGGTAAGACCGATGAGGGTCGCAATTTATTCGGTGGCAGATAA
- a CDS encoding nitrate reductase subunit alpha: protein MIKSLLQKKKFFSEVTASEKRAWESFYRNRWQHDKEVRSTHGVNCTGSCSWKIFVKKGIVTWEIQQTDYPQNRPGLPNHEPRGCPRGASYSWYLYNSGRVKHPMIRHELLEAYQQQKTLLHDPVLAWEAVMNDPAASLRYKERRGLGGFLRLDWDLAQEIISAANIYTIKKFGPDRLVGFTPIPAFSMVSYASGTRYLSLIGGTVLSFYDFYCDLPPASPQTWGEQTDVPESADWYNSSFIMLWGSNVPVTRTPDSPFLTQVRYKGTKVVTISSDYSDASKFADIWLNPKQGTDSALGMAMGHVILKEFFVDKTTPYFDSYVKKYSDLPFLVKLEPCENGYRTGMMLRASDFPDHLGITQNAEWYPVLLDEADGGMVIPNGCIGSRWNNEGKWNLRNEDLRTGKAYTPLLSVMDRKSDVAAVSFPYFGGEEYKNPHFNTSDHTEVQVRNVPVIKCRTEEGEVLCATVYDIMLAHYGVERGLDDPQTARSYNDNIPYTPKWQEQITGVAAESVITIARQFAETAAKTEGKSMIIIGAGVNQWYNTDMTYRAAMNLLILCGTIGQSGGGWAHYVGQEKVRPQSGWATLAFASDWVRPPRHMNTTSYFYMHSDQWRYEKVKVDSLVSPLYKKDEWSKLTLLDCNIKSQRMGWLPASPEFDRNPLQLCKEAAANQMDVPSYVTSKLHSGELNLASEDLDDTKNCPKNLFIWRANLIGSSAKGVEYFMKHLLGAQNSVFGKELKEMDEPLPLYQKWHDEGAKGKLDLVVTIDYRMTTSSLHSDIVLPAATWYEKNDISSTDMHPFLHPFSKAVDPVWESRTDWEIFKGISAKFSELCKGHLGVEKDVIMQPLMHDSPGEISEPLFVDDWKESGNRPEPGRNMGKLIVVERDYPNTYKRFTSLGPLLKQAGITGKGITWRSDEEYEFLKHLNGTIQSEGSTHGMPAMESDLQAIETILTLAPESNGVTSRKAWKALEKPTGLDLKHLTEEGGDTQIRYDDLVQQPRRVLNSPIWSGIESHEVNYTSNYTNVHELIPWRTVTGRQSIYQDHPWMRAFGEGLVCYKPPLSKQEINNVKERLHITDNTLTLNLITPHNKWTIHSSWSDNLLMLTLGRGGPVIWISEADAAKIDIQDNDWVEVFNDNGTASCRAIVSQRIPEGALIMYHNQERTVNVPLSNITGNRGGIHNSISRLCLKPTHMIGGYAQLSYGLNYYGTIGANRDEFVIIRKCASVLWGDEDSNDRKESAK, encoded by the coding sequence ATGATAAAGTCTCTTTTACAAAAAAAGAAATTCTTTTCGGAAGTGACTGCTTCCGAAAAGAGAGCCTGGGAAAGTTTCTATCGGAACCGCTGGCAACACGATAAGGAGGTCCGTTCTACACACGGTGTTAACTGCACAGGCTCTTGTTCATGGAAAATATTTGTGAAGAAGGGTATTGTTACCTGGGAGATTCAGCAGACGGACTATCCGCAAAACCGTCCCGGATTACCCAACCACGAACCCCGTGGCTGTCCCCGCGGTGCCAGCTACTCATGGTACCTCTACAATTCGGGGCGCGTAAAGCATCCGATGATCCGGCATGAACTGCTGGAGGCCTACCAGCAGCAGAAGACGTTGCTGCACGACCCCGTACTGGCATGGGAAGCTGTGATGAACGACCCGGCTGCCTCATTAAGATACAAGGAGAGACGGGGCTTAGGCGGTTTCTTACGACTTGACTGGGATCTGGCTCAGGAGATCATCTCGGCAGCCAACATCTATACAATTAAGAAATTCGGTCCCGACCGCCTGGTCGGCTTTACCCCTATTCCGGCCTTTTCGATGGTTTCGTATGCTTCGGGCACCCGGTATCTGAGCCTCATAGGCGGTACGGTGCTAAGCTTCTACGATTTCTATTGCGACCTGCCGCCGGCCTCTCCTCAAACCTGGGGTGAGCAGACGGATGTTCCGGAAAGTGCCGACTGGTACAACTCCTCTTTCATCATGCTATGGGGGTCTAATGTGCCTGTTACGCGAACGCCCGATTCTCCCTTCCTTACGCAGGTAAGATATAAGGGAACGAAGGTGGTGACCATCTCTTCCGATTACAGCGACGCATCCAAGTTTGCCGATATCTGGCTGAACCCGAAACAGGGAACCGACTCGGCCCTGGGAATGGCGATGGGGCATGTTATCCTGAAAGAGTTCTTTGTGGATAAGACAACGCCCTATTTCGACTCTTATGTAAAAAAATATTCCGATCTGCCCTTTCTGGTAAAGCTGGAGCCATGCGAAAACGGATACCGTACGGGTATGATGTTGCGGGCAAGCGACTTCCCGGATCATTTAGGGATTACCCAAAATGCGGAGTGGTATCCGGTCCTGCTGGACGAGGCAGACGGCGGAATGGTGATTCCCAATGGCTGTATCGGTTCACGGTGGAATAATGAAGGGAAGTGGAATCTGCGTAACGAAGATCTTCGTACGGGTAAGGCCTATACGCCGCTGTTAAGTGTGATGGATAGAAAGAGTGATGTGGCAGCGGTTTCATTCCCTTATTTCGGGGGGGAGGAGTATAAAAATCCGCACTTCAACACATCAGACCATACCGAAGTGCAGGTACGCAACGTTCCTGTTATAAAGTGCCGGACGGAGGAAGGTGAAGTGCTCTGCGCCACCGTTTACGACATCATGCTGGCTCATTACGGAGTCGAAAGGGGTTTGGACGATCCGCAGACAGCCCGCAGTTACAACGATAATATTCCCTATACGCCCAAATGGCAGGAACAGATAACCGGTGTTGCCGCCGAAAGTGTGATAACCATTGCACGGCAGTTTGCAGAAACCGCTGCGAAGACGGAGGGAAAGAGCATGATTATAATCGGTGCCGGCGTAAATCAATGGTACAATACGGATATGACTTACCGGGCTGCCATGAATCTGCTTATTCTTTGCGGAACCATCGGTCAGTCGGGTGGCGGATGGGCACACTATGTGGGACAGGAAAAGGTTCGTCCGCAGTCGGGTTGGGCTACGCTGGCCTTTGCGTCGGACTGGGTACGGCCGCCCCGGCATATGAACACCACCAGCTATTTTTACATGCATAGCGACCAGTGGCGCTACGAGAAGGTAAAGGTGGACAGTCTGGTTTCTCCTTTGTACAAGAAGGATGAATGGAGTAAACTTACCCTGCTGGATTGCAATATAAAGTCGCAGCGTATGGGATGGTTGCCGGCTTCGCCTGAATTTGATCGTAATCCGCTGCAATTATGCAAGGAGGCTGCCGCCAATCAGATGGATGTACCAAGTTATGTTACAAGCAAACTGCATAGCGGAGAACTCAACCTGGCCTCCGAAGACCTGGACGATACCAAAAACTGTCCGAAGAATCTGTTTATCTGGCGTGCCAACCTTATAGGCAGCAGCGCCAAAGGGGTGGAGTATTTCATGAAGCATCTGCTGGGTGCACAGAACAGTGTGTTCGGAAAAGAGTTGAAGGAGATGGACGAACCGCTTCCCTTGTACCAGAAATGGCACGATGAGGGAGCCAAAGGCAAGCTGGATCTGGTAGTTACCATCGATTACAGGATGACCACCTCGTCGCTGCATTCGGATATCGTACTGCCCGCTGCCACCTGGTATGAGAAGAACGATATAAGCAGCACCGATATGCATCCCTTCCTGCATCCCTTCTCCAAAGCAGTGGATCCGGTCTGGGAATCGCGTACCGATTGGGAAATATTCAAAGGTATCTCCGCCAAATTCTCCGAGCTCTGTAAAGGACATCTGGGTGTGGAGAAAGATGTAATCATGCAGCCGTTAATGCACGATTCGCCCGGAGAAATCTCGGAGCCGCTGTTTGTGGATGACTGGAAAGAGAGCGGCAATCGTCCGGAACCGGGCAGAAACATGGGAAAACTCATTGTTGTGGAACGCGACTATCCAAATACATACAAGCGTTTCACTTCGTTGGGACCTTTATTGAAACAGGCCGGTATTACGGGCAAAGGCATTACGTGGAGGTCGGACGAGGAATACGAATTTCTGAAACACCTCAACGGGACCATCCAGAGCGAAGGAAGCACCCACGGCATGCCGGCCATGGAATCCGACCTGCAGGCCATAGAAACCATCCTCACCCTTGCGCCTGAAAGCAACGGAGTAACCTCGCGCAAGGCCTGGAAAGCGTTGGAAAAACCAACCGGGCTTGACTTGAAACACCTTACCGAGGAGGGGGGAGATACACAGATCCGGTACGACGATCTGGTACAGCAGCCCCGCCGGGTGCTTAACTCTCCTATCTGGAGCGGTATCGAATCGCACGAGGTGAATTATACATCCAACTACACCAATGTGCACGAACTTATCCCCTGGCGCACAGTAACCGGCAGGCAATCCATCTATCAGGATCATCCCTGGATGCGGGCCTTCGGCGAGGGACTGGTGTGCTATAAACCGCCCTTGTCCAAACAGGAGATCAACAACGTGAAAGAGAGGTTGCACATTACAGACAACACCCTTACGCTGAATCTGATCACTCCGCACAACAAATGGACCATCCATTCGTCGTGGAGCGACAACCTGTTGATGCTCACCCTGGGAAGAGGGGGACCTGTAATCTGGATCAGCGAAGCGGATGCGGCAAAGATCGACATTCAGGACAACGACTGGGTAGAGGTATTTAACGACAACGGTACGGCAAGCTGCCGGGCCATCGTTTCGCAGCGTATTCCGGAAGGGGCGCTTATTATGTACCACAACCAGGAAAGGACCGTCAATGTACCGCTCAGCAATATTACAGGGAACAGGGGTGGAATTCATAATTCCATCTCCCGCCTATGTCTCAAACCTACGCATATGATTGGCGGATATGCCCAATTATCGTATGGTCTTAATTACTACGGAACAATCGGTGCAAACCGGGATGAGTTTGTGATAATCCGCAAATGTGCATCCGTACTTTGGGGAGACGAGGATAGTAACGATAGAAAGGAGTCTGCAAAATGA
- a CDS encoding MFS transporter, which produces MNTAKISGSPVRGLTAATIGFFFGSAAISLFGPSATKLNEVMDLSPSMMGLLVAIPTLSGSLLRIPFGASVDENGGRKSFLLLMILSVIGLAGLSILLGTHYPSNMQGTYWLILVFGCLSGCGVATFSVGAGQSSYWFPKNKQGFALGIFGGLGTLGAGVFAIVLPLLLHSVGFVSAYYIWTAFMIAGTILYFIISCNAYHFQFRKQGYSEEASKAMAIEAGQELFPAGNMKQSLLLSARIPETWILVIAYFVTFGGFMALTAWLPTYWQKAHGLSVTQAGLFTSVYACLAALLRIPGGNLADKIGGLKVSLFAISLLGTVAAVMAFSSNLAVSGLCTLIIAVAFGLNNAAIMKLVPVYVSKSVGGASGWVGGLGAFGGFVIPPVLGKVVDTMGATGYYRGFLIFSLFSVIVMLILYFGLVVRNKNK; this is translated from the coding sequence ATGAATACAGCAAAAATATCAGGTTCACCGGTCCGGGGACTGACTGCGGCCACCATCGGATTCTTTTTTGGTTCGGCAGCCATCTCGTTGTTCGGCCCGTCGGCCACCAAATTAAACGAAGTAATGGATTTGTCTCCATCGATGATGGGCCTTTTAGTGGCCATCCCTACCCTTTCCGGTTCGTTGCTGCGGATTCCTTTTGGAGCCTCGGTTGATGAAAACGGAGGGAGAAAATCCTTTTTATTGCTGATGATCCTGTCGGTTATCGGACTGGCCGGACTTTCAATCTTGCTGGGGACTCATTATCCGTCCAACATGCAGGGAACATACTGGCTGATATTGGTATTCGGCTGTCTGAGCGGATGCGGCGTGGCCACCTTTTCGGTGGGGGCCGGTCAGTCATCTTATTGGTTTCCAAAAAACAAACAGGGCTTTGCTCTGGGTATTTTCGGGGGACTGGGTACCCTGGGGGCGGGTGTGTTCGCCATCGTTCTGCCTCTGTTACTGCACTCCGTGGGGTTTGTGTCTGCCTATTACATCTGGACTGCCTTTATGATAGCTGGCACCATCCTCTATTTTATAATTAGTTGCAATGCCTACCATTTTCAGTTCAGAAAACAAGGATACAGCGAAGAGGCTAGTAAAGCAATGGCTATCGAAGCCGGACAGGAGCTTTTTCCGGCCGGAAACATGAAACAGAGTCTGCTGTTATCCGCCCGTATCCCTGAAACCTGGATTCTGGTGATTGCCTACTTCGTTACATTCGGTGGATTCATGGCTTTAACAGCGTGGCTGCCTACCTATTGGCAGAAGGCACACGGACTTTCGGTTACACAAGCCGGACTCTTCACCTCGGTCTACGCCTGCCTGGCTGCCTTGTTACGTATTCCGGGCGGAAACCTGGCCGATAAGATAGGGGGACTTAAAGTAAGTCTCTTCGCCATCTCCCTGCTGGGCACTGTGGCGGCAGTGATGGCCTTTTCTAGCAATCTGGCAGTTTCCGGTCTTTGCACGCTGATTATTGCCGTAGCATTCGGACTGAACAATGCGGCGATCATGAAACTGGTTCCGGTATATGTATCCAAATCGGTGGGCGGTGCATCGGGATGGGTAGGCGGATTGGGTGCTTTCGGAGGATTTGTGATCCCTCCCGTACTTGGTAAGGTGGTAGATACGATGGGCGCTACCGGTTATTACCGGGGATTTCTCATTTTCTCCCTGTTTAGTGTGATTGTAATGTTAATACTTTATTTCGGACTGGTGGTTCGCAATAAAAATAAATAA
- the mobA gene encoding molybdenum cofactor guanylyltransferase, with protein sequence MLHPEDITGVVLAGGKSSRFGSNKALSRYGESYFLQHIVRKIQPYTKEVVVAGFYPEYQKLGVPVLKDVIPDSGPLGGILTALTYCSTPWILVLTCDMPLISNEIIMQMMAVGRGEAIIGWKRESTPGVFPLLLSKSLLPHIEEAIKEKRFRMKQLFDRGNACLIPIPDELQHLFANINNQEEYNRILS encoded by the coding sequence ATGTTACACCCGGAAGATATAACCGGAGTTGTGCTGGCCGGAGGCAAAAGTTCGCGTTTCGGATCCAACAAGGCCCTCAGCCGGTATGGGGAGAGCTATTTTCTGCAACACATCGTCCGTAAGATTCAGCCCTACACCAAAGAGGTGGTCGTTGCCGGCTTTTATCCCGAATACCAAAAGCTGGGCGTTCCTGTATTGAAGGATGTGATACCGGATTCCGGACCACTGGGGGGTATCCTTACAGCGCTTACCTACTGTTCCACTCCCTGGATATTGGTTCTTACCTGCGACATGCCCTTAATTTCCAACGAGATTATCATGCAGATGATGGCTGTCGGCAGAGGTGAAGCCATCATAGGATGGAAGCGTGAATCGACTCCGGGTGTGTTCCCTCTACTGCTTTCCAAATCTTTGCTTCCCCACATAGAAGAGGCCATCAAAGAAAAAAGATTCCGGATGAAACAGCTATTCGACCGGGGCAATGCCTGTCTTATACCCATCCCCGATGAGTTACAGCATCTGTTTGCAAATATTAATAACCAAGAGGAATATAATAGAATACTATCATGA
- a CDS encoding Crp/Fnr family transcriptional regulator produces the protein MEQTDFTEKYEALLFQIPLFRDLPLNIKHLLVDKLDFTVYAIKKNDIVARQHTHCKRLMVLLEGRLRVDSMDASDNEVLIEYIIAPRAFATPYLFKLDTTLPATFKAMEDGVLLTATNESVFRLMSEIPDLLKSFLGVAGNCTKCTDLRLKALSYKNIRSRFVAYLFEYKAENSSVVKIEHNQVELADYLCVTRPALTREINKMMKERLISMKGKTVELLQIAELKRVIL, from the coding sequence ATGGAGCAGACAGATTTCACCGAAAAGTACGAGGCTTTATTGTTTCAGATTCCTTTATTCAGGGATTTACCCCTGAACATCAAACATTTATTAGTGGATAAGCTGGATTTTACGGTTTATGCCATTAAGAAAAATGATATTGTAGCCAGACAGCATACCCACTGCAAACGGTTGATGGTCTTATTGGAAGGACGGCTGAGGGTGGATAGTATGGATGCGTCTGATAATGAAGTACTGATCGAGTATATCATTGCTCCGAGGGCATTTGCGACTCCCTATCTTTTTAAACTGGATACAACCCTGCCCGCAACTTTCAAGGCTATGGAGGATGGGGTACTGCTGACTGCCACCAACGAATCGGTTTTCAGGTTAATGAGCGAGATTCCGGACTTGTTAAAGAGTTTTCTGGGGGTGGCCGGCAATTGCACCAAATGTACTGACTTGCGACTGAAGGCTTTGTCGTACAAAAATATCCGCAGCCGGTTTGTGGCCTACCTGTTTGAATACAAGGCCGAAAACAGCTCTGTGGTGAAGATTGAACATAACCAGGTTGAGTTGGCCGACTATCTTTGTGTTACCCGTCCGGCGTTAACAAGAGAGATCAATAAGATGATGAAGGAGAGACTTATTTCAATGAAAGGGAAAACCGTGGAACTTCTTCAGATAGCCGAACTGAAGCGTGTTATTTTATAA